The following proteins are co-located in the Deltaproteobacteria bacterium GWA2_45_12 genome:
- a CDS encoding inositol monophosphatase, translated as MSSFFDTAISVAKKAAELQLKGLGQRHQIEFKGEINLVTEIDKACEKLIIDALHAAFPDHDILAEEGGGFRKNSDFKWIVDPLDGTTNYAHGYPLFCVSMALEHKGEVVLGIVFDPNRNEVFHAQKGKGAFLNDEPIHVSSIPSLIYSLVATGFAYNIRKAKENNLNHFQNILMEAQAVRRDGVAAVDLCYVACGRYDGFWELNLFPWDVAAGKLILEEAGGKVSLFNGNPFSVYDKEILATNGDIHQEMVTILTKKEKQPLMTVGFPFITKNT; from the coding sequence ATGTCATCATTTTTTGATACAGCTATTTCCGTTGCCAAAAAGGCGGCCGAGCTTCAACTAAAAGGCTTGGGCCAAAGGCACCAAATTGAATTCAAGGGCGAAATTAATCTTGTCACTGAAATTGACAAGGCTTGTGAAAAACTGATCATCGATGCCCTGCATGCGGCTTTTCCCGATCATGATATTTTGGCTGAAGAGGGCGGTGGTTTTAGAAAAAACTCTGATTTCAAATGGATTGTTGATCCACTGGATGGCACCACCAATTATGCCCACGGATATCCGCTCTTTTGCGTTTCAATGGCTCTCGAACACAAGGGGGAGGTTGTTTTGGGTATTGTTTTTGACCCTAATCGCAACGAAGTTTTTCATGCACAAAAAGGGAAGGGGGCTTTCTTAAATGATGAACCCATCCATGTGTCTTCGATTCCCTCTTTAATCTATAGCCTTGTCGCCACGGGGTTTGCTTATAATATTCGAAAAGCCAAAGAGAACAACCTCAACCATTTTCAAAACATTCTCATGGAGGCCCAAGCCGTGCGTCGCGATGGAGTGGCCGCTGTTGATTTGTGCTATGTGGCTTGTGGGCGTTACGATGGTTTTTGGGAATTGAATTTGTTTCCCTGGGATGTGGCGGCGGGCAAGCTTATTTTGGAAGAAGCCGGTGGAAAGGTCAGTTTGTTTAATGGGAATCCTTTTTCGGTTTATGACAAGGAAATTTTGGCCACCAATGGGGACATTCATCAGGAAATGGTGACCATTTTAACCAAAAAAGAAAAACAACCCCTGATGACGGTTGGATTTCCTTTCATCACCAAAAATACATGA